The following are encoded in a window of Brevibacillus sp. DP1.3A genomic DNA:
- a CDS encoding helix-turn-helix transcriptional regulator — MNQQTRLQALSTFLKAQRAKILPQSVGLAPGTRRRTPGLRREEVAQLAGVSSTWYTWLEQGRDIKVSPSVLDAVARALQLTVDERKYLYALALETGTGVGQNVQKDEPPKINPALKRILKELRSCPTIISDRRSHIVGWNEAAAHVFLDFEQIPYEERNLIRLVFTRKELRRLAVNWEHFVSGFLAIFRANYGQYVEDEWYEQFLSEMRQVHPDFHDLWEQSRVSSAPEVLLEFRHAKAGKMLFHLTSLQVSGSADLRCSIYTPDPNSATETKLRQLIDRPVSSAQP; from the coding sequence ATGAATCAGCAAACGCGTTTGCAGGCACTGTCTACTTTTTTAAAAGCGCAGCGCGCCAAAATCCTGCCACAATCGGTCGGGCTGGCTCCTGGGACGCGCAGAAGAACCCCCGGACTACGAAGAGAAGAAGTTGCTCAGCTCGCGGGGGTTAGCTCCACCTGGTATACATGGCTGGAACAGGGCCGCGACATCAAGGTCTCTCCTTCTGTTCTAGATGCGGTAGCGAGAGCCTTGCAGCTTACCGTCGATGAGCGCAAATATTTGTATGCGCTGGCACTGGAGACAGGCACTGGAGTCGGGCAAAACGTGCAAAAAGATGAACCGCCGAAGATCAATCCTGCCCTGAAACGAATCTTAAAAGAGTTGCGCTCGTGTCCAACCATCATTTCAGATCGACGCAGTCATATTGTGGGCTGGAACGAGGCAGCCGCACATGTCTTTCTCGATTTTGAACAAATCCCTTATGAAGAGCGCAATTTGATCCGCCTGGTGTTTACACGAAAGGAATTACGACGGCTGGCCGTCAACTGGGAGCATTTCGTCAGCGGCTTTCTTGCGATTTTTCGCGCCAATTACGGTCAGTATGTAGAGGACGAGTGGTACGAGCAGTTTTTAAGCGAAATGCGGCAGGTTCATCCCGACTTTCACGACCTTTGGGAGCAGAGCCGTGTCAGCTCAGCCCCGGAGGTTTTACTGGAATTCCGTCATGCAAAGGCAGGGAAAATGCTCTTTCATCTGACCTCGCTGCAAGTCTCCGGGAGCGCAGATTTGCGGTGTAGCATTTACACGCCTGACCCAAATTCTGCCACGGAAACGAAGCTGCGGCAGCTGATTGATCGTCCGGTTTCTTCTGCACAACCGTGA
- the fabF gene encoding beta-ketoacyl-ACP synthase II — translation MEKVVVTGMGVISPIGNTVNQFWNSLVQGKSGISPIDTFDTARNKTKIAGLVRDFDPVERFGRKEARRMDRFCQFALAAVEEALEDAELRLDELDRERIGVYVGSGIGGVATLLEQHDVLRERGPERISPTLVPMLISNMAAAMISIKYGLYGPTMSPVTACSIGNTSIGEAFRLIRTGGADVVIAGGSEAAVTDISLASFSNATALSTRNDDPAGASRPFDAQRDGFVMAEGAGIVILESESHAKKRNARMYAEVIGYGASSDAYHMVATHPEGIGPYRAMKWALQEAGVQTTDVDVISAHATSTEIGDRSETLAIKKLFGEHAYRVPITANKSMTGHMFGAAGGAEAIALIKSLQEGIIPPTINQEEQDPNCDLDYVPNTARKAALDIGMSNSFGFGGHNAVIVLKKV, via the coding sequence ATGGAAAAAGTCGTTGTCACAGGTATGGGAGTGATCTCCCCGATAGGGAATACAGTGAATCAGTTTTGGAACAGTCTCGTGCAAGGGAAGTCTGGTATCTCGCCTATTGATACTTTTGATACAGCACGCAATAAAACGAAAATCGCAGGTTTGGTGCGAGATTTTGATCCGGTGGAGCGTTTTGGGCGCAAAGAAGCGCGGCGAATGGATCGCTTTTGCCAGTTTGCCCTTGCTGCTGTAGAAGAAGCACTAGAGGATGCAGAGCTTCGGTTGGACGAGTTGGACCGCGAGCGAATCGGGGTATATGTAGGCTCTGGCATTGGTGGGGTAGCGACACTGCTTGAGCAGCATGATGTCCTACGTGAGCGAGGTCCTGAGCGGATTAGCCCGACGCTGGTTCCCATGCTCATCTCCAATATGGCAGCAGCGATGATCAGCATTAAGTACGGTCTGTACGGGCCGACAATGTCCCCTGTTACGGCTTGCTCGATTGGGAATACGTCTATCGGAGAGGCTTTCCGACTCATTCGAACGGGTGGAGCGGATGTCGTCATCGCAGGAGGGTCTGAGGCAGCAGTGACGGACATCTCTCTCGCTAGCTTTAGCAATGCGACGGCATTGTCAACGAGAAATGATGATCCAGCAGGAGCGAGTCGGCCTTTTGATGCCCAGCGGGATGGGTTCGTCATGGCAGAAGGTGCCGGCATTGTGATATTGGAATCAGAATCACACGCCAAGAAAAGAAACGCCCGGATGTATGCCGAGGTGATTGGCTATGGGGCAAGCTCTGACGCCTATCATATGGTAGCGACACATCCAGAAGGAATCGGTCCCTACCGTGCGATGAAATGGGCCCTCCAGGAAGCAGGGGTGCAAACGACAGACGTGGATGTTATCAGTGCGCACGCGACCAGCACAGAAATCGGAGACCGTTCCGAGACACTGGCAATCAAAAAGCTGTTTGGCGAGCATGCGTACCGTGTACCGATCACCGCCAACAAATCGATGACGGGTCATATGTTTGGTGCAGCTGGGGGGGCGGAGGCGATCGCCCTGATTAAGAGCCTACAAGAAGGAATCATTCCCCCGACGATCAATCAGGAGGAGCAAGACCCGAACTGCGATCTGGACTATGTGCCAAATACAGCACGCAAAGCCGCGCTCGACATCGGCATGTCCAATTCCTTTGGCTTTGGCGGTCATAATGCAGTCATCGTGTTGAAAAAAGTGTAA
- a CDS encoding sigma-70 family RNA polymerase sigma factor: protein MNKKLGLVARAKTGDSEAFQMLMHQEKANLYKMAFVYTRNEEDALEVFQETVYKALISISTVKDDQYFTTWLTRILINTAIAYLAKKRKVISLSKDMIENMRDTEGVRLEERIDLLEAMEELEEKYVTVLLLRFYKDYSVKQIAALLDCPEGTVKTNIHRGLTLLRKKLKGEYFHERKNSCL, encoded by the coding sequence TTGAACAAAAAGCTTGGTCTCGTTGCACGCGCCAAGACCGGTGATTCAGAGGCATTCCAAATGCTCATGCACCAGGAAAAAGCAAATCTGTACAAGATGGCTTTCGTCTACACGCGCAACGAAGAGGATGCGCTGGAGGTTTTTCAGGAAACGGTCTATAAGGCTTTGATCTCCATTTCAACGGTAAAGGACGATCAATATTTTACGACATGGCTGACGCGAATTTTGATTAACACGGCGATTGCCTATTTGGCTAAAAAGCGAAAGGTGATTTCGCTGAGTAAAGACATGATCGAAAATATGCGAGATACAGAAGGTGTAAGGCTGGAAGAACGAATAGACCTTTTGGAAGCAATGGAAGAGCTCGAAGAAAAGTATGTAACGGTTCTCTTGCTGCGATTTTATAAAGACTATTCTGTAAAGCAAATCGCTGCCTTGCTAGATTGCCCGGAAGGCACCGTGAAAACGAACATACACAGAGGTCTAACTCTATTAAGGAAGAAGCTGAAAGGGGAGTATTTCCATGAGAGAAAAAATTCATGCCTATAA
- a CDS encoding DUF4179 domain-containing protein, with the protein MREKIHAYKEQVDRIPVPTEKLDDIITKTVREASPQRKRLNKRKLVYSTGAAVVAVGILFSSATVSPAMANLVSKVPLIGSIFATYGDSGLKQASEKGLTTVIGESQDVGGNAITVNEVYYDGTRFTIGYTLETKEAVGEHYLGSSPDLTVNGEAFGYAGSSKQTQITPTLATGIVDIDAINGLPQEFKLGLSFQGEDGKKWSFSLPISERTDTKRIPINHQQQAGGIDLTVSDVTMGPAGLVVSFQAVTEEIGYLSSYLEFNVVDEKGNELGAYSGGSQGKKSDGKEYLTGTRRFDPVTADVKELTITPYMSLPTNGGGVEIDGKGKETLIQSAIETIQKHGKNIKFNTFTISLQK; encoded by the coding sequence ATGAGAGAAAAAATTCATGCCTATAAAGAGCAAGTAGATCGCATTCCGGTCCCTACAGAGAAGCTGGACGACATTATAACCAAAACGGTTCGAGAAGCATCGCCACAAAGAAAACGCCTAAACAAAAGGAAGCTGGTGTATAGCACAGGGGCTGCAGTCGTTGCTGTAGGTATCTTGTTTAGTTCAGCGACTGTCTCACCCGCTATGGCGAACCTCGTCTCCAAGGTGCCTTTGATCGGATCGATATTCGCTACTTACGGTGACAGCGGATTGAAGCAAGCGAGTGAAAAAGGCTTAACGACTGTCATCGGCGAGTCGCAGGACGTGGGTGGCAATGCGATTACCGTCAATGAAGTCTACTATGATGGGACACGCTTTACGATTGGGTACACATTAGAAACGAAGGAAGCAGTCGGAGAGCATTATTTAGGCTCCTCACCAGATTTGACAGTGAACGGGGAAGCGTTTGGATACGCAGGAAGCAGCAAGCAAACACAAATCACTCCGACGCTTGCGACCGGAATTGTCGATATCGACGCAATTAATGGCTTGCCTCAAGAGTTCAAGCTAGGGTTGAGCTTTCAGGGGGAGGACGGTAAGAAGTGGAGCTTCTCCCTACCAATCAGTGAACGTACAGATACGAAACGCATTCCGATTAATCACCAGCAACAAGCTGGAGGCATTGACCTGACCGTTTCGGATGTCACAATGGGTCCAGCAGGGTTGGTTGTGAGCTTCCAGGCAGTAACCGAGGAAATTGGGTATTTATCGAGCTATTTGGAATTCAATGTGGTTGATGAAAAAGGGAACGAGCTGGGAGCGTATTCAGGCGGCAGCCAAGGTAAAAAGTCCGACGGCAAAGAGTATCTCACGGGTACAAGACGTTTTGACCCGGTGACAGCGGATGTAAAAGAATTAACGATCACGCCATATATGTCATTGCCTACGAACGGTGGCGGTGTCGAAATCGATGGTAAAGGGAAAGAAACCCTGATCCAATCGGCAATCGAGACGATACAAAAGCATGGAAAGAACATCAAGTTCAATACGTTTACAATTTCCTTACAAAAATAA
- a CDS encoding DUF1128 domain-containing protein, which produces MADLNQPTVENLAVIIEGIKAKLNMANTAVMRPEDFDLVHYEDLLYLYNMVQKKAAFGINEMTAIVEELGAMRKQS; this is translated from the coding sequence ATGGCTGACCTGAATCAACCTACTGTAGAAAACCTGGCCGTTATCATTGAGGGCATCAAAGCAAAGCTGAACATGGCGAATACAGCGGTGATGCGCCCGGAGGATTTCGATCTCGTTCATTACGAGGATTTGCTGTACCTGTACAACATGGTGCAGAAAAAAGCAGCGTTTGGCATCAATGAAATGACCGCCATCGTTGAAGAGCTGGGTGCAATGAGAAAACAATCCTAG
- a CDS encoding DUF3656 domain-containing protein encodes MRNGIKREDIELLAPAGNWDCLKAAVANGANAIFFGVEKFNARARAENFQMAELPEIMAYLHMYGVKGFLTFNILVFENELEDARELIDACIHAGVDAVIVQDLGLVKMIREISPDFPIHGSTQMTITSPEAVEFTKPFDMERVVLGRENSLKEIKKIGEKAKLPMEVFVHGALCVSYSGQCLTSEMWGGRSANRGECAQACRLPYDLMVDGVQKEMGNIAYVLSPKDLAAIDLVPELIEAGVTSFKIEGRLKTPEYVANVVSKYNAAIERYFAGQDTGPSEVEVRELQQSFSRGFTHGFLTGTNNKQLVDGSFPKSRGVFLGTVKKLLPTGVLVEITAPVKRGDGIVFDAGDPTQKEEGGRIYDILIRSKKVEGEVSKGLYEIVMGRNDVNLKRLHVGDRVWKTSDPELDRRLRKTFETEKPYRTFPLSVHVSGKLGEKLSVTWVDKQANHAVSVPSEVLLETALKRPLTAELLHDQLSRLGGTIFHLEAHDLTVDLEGDLIVPVSELNRMRRDAVEQLVFLRSKPPIYHHHDINVYADVPTRKPVEKPLLTALCRSLEQLEAAAQTDVDFLYADFEFVKQYPEGVKLAHKYGKKIGIATMRIHMPDENGVLALIAKSKPDAILVRNTGALYYYLSRRGEIDIPLIGDFSLNVANHKAVELFLASGLELVTPSYDLNIQQMVDLLSRSNAANMELVIHQHMPMFHTEHCVYCTFMSEGTDHTNCGTPCETSRISLKDRVGFSHPIRVDTGCRNTVYNAIDQSGAEYLSEFRSLNVGSYRIEFLEEEPERVKEVISLYRKALRGEVSGTHVWRTLKATNQLGVTRGQLTK; translated from the coding sequence ATGCGAAATGGTATAAAACGTGAAGATATCGAGCTGTTGGCTCCTGCTGGTAACTGGGACTGTTTGAAGGCAGCCGTGGCCAACGGAGCCAATGCCATCTTTTTTGGGGTAGAAAAGTTCAACGCGCGTGCTCGTGCTGAGAACTTTCAAATGGCGGAACTGCCTGAGATTATGGCTTATTTGCACATGTACGGGGTAAAGGGCTTCCTTACCTTTAATATTCTCGTATTTGAAAATGAACTAGAGGATGCACGCGAGCTGATTGACGCCTGTATTCACGCTGGAGTAGACGCTGTGATCGTACAAGACCTCGGTCTTGTAAAGATGATCCGTGAGATTTCTCCAGACTTCCCGATTCACGGCTCTACACAAATGACGATTACTTCGCCAGAAGCGGTGGAGTTCACGAAGCCGTTTGATATGGAACGCGTCGTACTCGGTCGTGAAAATTCATTAAAAGAGATCAAAAAAATCGGAGAAAAAGCAAAGCTGCCGATGGAAGTATTCGTCCACGGTGCCTTGTGCGTTTCTTATTCCGGACAATGTCTGACCTCGGAAATGTGGGGTGGACGCTCGGCAAACCGCGGGGAGTGTGCCCAAGCCTGTCGTTTGCCGTATGACCTGATGGTAGACGGTGTGCAAAAGGAAATGGGGAATATCGCTTACGTGCTATCCCCGAAGGACTTGGCTGCTATCGATTTGGTTCCTGAGCTGATCGAGGCTGGCGTGACTTCCTTTAAAATTGAAGGCCGCCTGAAAACACCTGAGTATGTTGCAAACGTCGTGAGCAAATACAATGCCGCCATCGAGCGTTATTTTGCCGGACAAGATACGGGACCATCCGAGGTAGAAGTACGTGAGCTGCAACAAAGCTTCTCTCGCGGGTTTACACACGGATTTTTGACCGGGACAAACAACAAGCAGCTCGTAGATGGATCGTTCCCGAAAAGCCGCGGTGTGTTTTTGGGAACTGTGAAAAAACTGCTTCCTACAGGCGTTTTGGTAGAAATCACTGCTCCTGTCAAACGCGGAGACGGAATCGTGTTCGACGCGGGTGACCCCACACAAAAAGAAGAAGGCGGTCGCATTTACGATATTTTGATCCGCAGTAAAAAAGTAGAAGGCGAAGTTTCCAAAGGCCTGTACGAAATCGTCATGGGACGCAATGACGTGAATCTGAAGCGTCTTCACGTCGGTGACCGCGTATGGAAGACGAGCGATCCTGAGCTGGATCGTCGCCTGCGCAAAACGTTCGAGACGGAAAAGCCTTATCGCACCTTCCCGCTGTCCGTTCACGTAAGCGGCAAGCTGGGTGAAAAGCTCAGCGTCACTTGGGTGGATAAACAGGCGAATCACGCTGTCAGTGTTCCTTCTGAGGTACTACTGGAGACTGCTTTGAAGCGTCCTCTGACGGCTGAGTTGCTGCACGATCAACTAAGCCGTCTGGGCGGAACCATTTTCCACCTGGAAGCTCACGATCTGACTGTCGATCTCGAAGGGGATCTCATCGTACCTGTCAGTGAATTGAACCGCATGCGTCGTGACGCAGTAGAACAGCTCGTGTTCCTGCGTTCCAAGCCGCCGATTTACCACCATCACGATATCAATGTATACGCGGACGTACCAACGAGAAAACCAGTGGAAAAGCCGCTCCTGACAGCACTGTGCCGCTCGCTTGAGCAATTGGAGGCAGCCGCGCAAACAGATGTGGACTTCCTCTACGCTGACTTTGAATTCGTCAAGCAGTATCCAGAGGGTGTTAAGCTGGCCCATAAGTACGGGAAAAAGATCGGGATTGCTACGATGCGCATTCATATGCCGGATGAAAACGGTGTCCTTGCCCTGATCGCGAAAAGCAAGCCAGACGCTATTCTGGTGCGCAATACGGGAGCACTCTATTACTACTTGTCCCGTCGTGGTGAAATCGACATTCCACTGATTGGCGATTTCTCCTTGAATGTCGCGAACCACAAGGCAGTTGAGCTGTTCCTTGCATCAGGTCTTGAGCTCGTCACGCCATCGTACGATCTGAACATCCAGCAGATGGTCGATCTGCTCAGCCGCTCGAATGCTGCGAACATGGAGCTGGTTATCCACCAGCACATGCCGATGTTCCACACCGAGCACTGCGTATACTGCACATTCATGAGTGAAGGTACTGATCATACAAACTGTGGAACTCCATGTGAGACCTCCCGCATTTCCTTGAAAGACCGCGTCGGTTTCTCTCACCCTATACGTGTCGATACCGGTTGCCGCAATACCGTTTATAACGCGATTGATCAGTCCGGTGCTGAGTACTTGAGTGAGTTCCGCTCTCTAAATGTCGGCAGCTACCGCATCGAGTTTTTGGAAGAAGAGCCAGAGCGCGTGAAAGAGGTAATCAGTCTGTATCGCAAGGCATTGCGCGGAGAAGTTAGCGGTACACACGTATGGCGTACTCTGAAGGCTACCAACCAGTTGGGCGTCACACGTGGGCAACTGACGAAATAA
- a CDS encoding ATP-binding protein, with translation MLIIKDILLQLLFVIVPVLLYRNVWLGRSTSNKISVKSSMVIVCSSISVIFAMSFPVQLSNGMAYDLRSIPIIITILYAGYIPGILTILVMFVVRIVLGGDGVLITILGTMVYAIIPFLLVNRWYGYSLRKKLGVVLLIGCLKQLSIFGGGMVVLIWRGFPLSIINNYLEPLVEIGYLSLIVQGAAVYFIEFIRESHIIRKQVERSEKLNLISELAASVAHEVRNPLTVVRGFVQLLREETNPKNIEYIRLVLNELDRAEFIISDYLNLAKPHSETLERLEIAHTVKEVTAIMSSYSVMNRVEIACETEPGLFVDCNAVKLKQALMNLMKNGIESMELGGVLHVTVQAAGNYHVISIKDEGEGMTPEQIEQIGLPFYSTKEKGTGLGLMVTCRIIEAMQGTIYFQSEHGHGTQVTIQLPAVYTTEKGGEHGQRPRGVGATLS, from the coding sequence ATGTTAATCATCAAAGACATTTTGCTGCAATTACTGTTCGTTATCGTCCCTGTTTTGCTGTATAGAAATGTTTGGCTGGGGCGATCAACCTCGAACAAGATAAGTGTCAAGTCATCAATGGTTATCGTTTGTAGCTCGATCAGTGTCATTTTTGCCATGAGCTTTCCAGTACAACTCAGTAATGGTATGGCGTACGATTTACGCTCGATACCGATCATTATTACCATTTTATATGCGGGATATATCCCGGGCATTTTGACGATTTTGGTGATGTTTGTCGTAAGGATCGTTCTGGGTGGCGATGGCGTTCTCATAACGATTCTTGGAACCATGGTCTATGCGATCATACCGTTTTTGTTGGTCAATCGTTGGTATGGCTACTCTTTACGAAAAAAACTAGGGGTCGTCCTCTTGATCGGATGCTTGAAGCAGCTATCCATCTTCGGTGGAGGGATGGTTGTTTTGATCTGGAGAGGGTTCCCGTTGTCCATCATTAACAATTATTTGGAGCCGCTAGTGGAAATCGGCTACCTCAGTTTGATCGTACAAGGTGCGGCTGTTTATTTCATCGAGTTTATTCGAGAATCTCATATTATCCGCAAGCAAGTCGAACGTTCGGAAAAGCTGAACCTGATCAGCGAGCTGGCAGCCAGTGTCGCCCATGAAGTGCGTAATCCACTCACGGTGGTACGAGGCTTTGTCCAATTGTTGCGTGAGGAGACGAATCCGAAAAACATTGAATACATCCGATTGGTCTTAAATGAACTTGATCGGGCTGAATTTATCATTTCCGACTATTTAAATCTGGCCAAGCCTCATTCTGAGACGCTAGAGCGACTGGAGATTGCGCATACCGTGAAAGAAGTGACCGCCATCATGTCCTCTTACAGCGTCATGAACCGAGTGGAAATCGCCTGTGAGACCGAGCCGGGCCTATTCGTTGATTGCAACGCCGTTAAGCTCAAGCAAGCGTTGATGAATCTGATGAAAAACGGTATCGAATCGATGGAACTAGGTGGCGTACTGCACGTCACCGTACAAGCAGCCGGAAACTATCATGTGATTTCCATCAAGGATGAGGGAGAGGGGATGACGCCAGAGCAGATTGAACAGATTGGGCTGCCTTTTTATTCTACAAAGGAAAAAGGGACAGGTCTCGGATTGATGGTAACCTGCCGGATCATCGAGGCGATGCAAGGGACGATTTACTTTCAAAGTGAACACGGGCACGGAACGCAGGTGACGATTCAACTGCCTGCTGTGTATACGACCGAAAAAGGAGGCGAACATGGACAAAGACCAAGAGGTGTGGGAGCGACTCTTTCATGA
- a CDS encoding peptide ABC transporter substrate-binding protein, whose protein sequence is MRRSANRWWKKTGKAIFAAGLALALAACGQPQEAAKPTTQPTTEATPANASEQPEQVLRLNNFTEPLSLHPGLISDVWSSNVIFQTFEGLTRIDDKGVPQPAMAQEIKASDDLLTYTFTIRDNAKWSNGDPVTAHDFENAWKWALDSKNGSQYAYQLFYVKNAEAAFAGKAKPEEIGVKATDDKTLVVQLENPTPFFLELTAFYSYFPLNTKVVKDNPDWAKEAGPAYTSNGPFKLATWEHKTKLTLAKNEHYWDADAVKLTKIEMNMINDANTELSMLEGGDLDWAGAPTGNLPLDAMPTLKEKGLLVITPKAGTYWYEFNTEQKPFHNKKIRQAFSYAINRKDIVENITQGGELVATAVVPPTMFAENEQGLFTDNDIEKAKQLLAEGMKEEGYASVEQLPPITLSYNTEEAQTKIAQAVQDMWQKNLGVHVKLENQEWNVYYENVKNGKYQVARMGWTGDFNDPINFLEIFRTKEGNNHTRWENRQYADLLAASAKEKDAAKRKAILQEAEKILVDEMPVIPFYFKSTVYAQNPKLKGVVISGLGYAQYKWAYFE, encoded by the coding sequence ATGCGACGTTCCGCAAACCGATGGTGGAAAAAAACAGGAAAAGCTATTTTCGCAGCAGGCTTGGCTTTAGCGCTTGCTGCATGCGGACAACCACAGGAAGCCGCAAAGCCTACCACACAACCAACGACAGAAGCTACACCAGCTAATGCATCTGAGCAACCCGAACAAGTACTCAGATTGAATAACTTTACAGAACCGCTTTCTCTTCATCCCGGACTCATTTCGGATGTTTGGTCATCCAATGTTATTTTTCAGACGTTTGAGGGGCTGACACGCATTGACGACAAGGGCGTTCCACAGCCCGCCATGGCCCAGGAAATCAAGGCATCAGATGATTTGTTGACGTACACCTTCACGATTCGCGACAATGCGAAGTGGTCGAACGGCGATCCGGTAACCGCGCACGATTTTGAAAACGCCTGGAAATGGGCACTCGATTCCAAAAACGGTTCCCAGTATGCCTATCAGTTGTTTTATGTAAAAAATGCAGAGGCGGCCTTTGCTGGCAAAGCGAAGCCCGAAGAAATCGGGGTCAAGGCAACAGATGACAAGACACTGGTCGTCCAACTGGAAAACCCGACGCCGTTTTTTCTGGAGCTGACGGCTTTTTACAGCTACTTTCCGCTGAATACCAAAGTGGTGAAAGACAATCCGGACTGGGCGAAGGAAGCAGGACCAGCCTACACCTCGAATGGACCGTTCAAACTCGCTACGTGGGAGCATAAAACCAAGCTGACGCTTGCGAAAAACGAGCATTATTGGGACGCCGACGCTGTCAAGCTGACCAAAATCGAAATGAATATGATCAATGACGCGAATACAGAGCTGTCGATGCTGGAGGGCGGCGATCTCGATTGGGCAGGTGCTCCGACTGGCAATCTTCCGCTCGACGCGATGCCGACCTTGAAGGAAAAAGGATTGCTGGTGATCACGCCAAAAGCCGGTACGTATTGGTATGAATTCAACACAGAGCAGAAGCCTTTCCACAACAAAAAAATTCGCCAAGCCTTTTCATACGCGATCAACCGGAAAGACATCGTGGAGAACATCACGCAGGGAGGGGAATTGGTTGCGACAGCCGTGGTGCCGCCTACGATGTTTGCTGAGAACGAGCAAGGCTTGTTTACAGACAACGACATAGAAAAAGCCAAGCAGCTGTTGGCGGAAGGCATGAAGGAAGAAGGGTACGCCAGCGTCGAACAACTCCCGCCGATTACACTGTCCTATAATACGGAGGAAGCACAGACCAAAATCGCGCAAGCTGTACAGGATATGTGGCAAAAAAACTTGGGTGTGCACGTCAAGCTGGAGAATCAGGAATGGAATGTCTACTATGAAAACGTGAAAAACGGGAAGTACCAAGTAGCACGGATGGGGTGGACGGGGGATTTCAACGATCCGATCAACTTCCTGGAAATATTCCGAACGAAGGAAGGCAACAACCATACTCGTTGGGAGAATCGTCAATATGCCGATCTATTGGCGGCTTCTGCCAAGGAGAAGGATGCTGCCAAACGAAAAGCGATTTTGCAAGAGGCTGAGAAAATCTTGGTGGACGAAATGCCAGTCATTCCGTTTTACTTTAAGTCTACGGTGTATGCGCAGAACCCCAAGTTGAAAGGCGTAGTCATTTCAGGTTTGGGATACGCGCAGTACAAATGGGCGTATTTCGAATAA
- a CDS encoding TetR/AcrR family transcriptional regulator, whose product MTTRRERKKRETREKIFNAAIKLFKTHGFEATTIDMISEEADVARGTIFLHFTSKEAILANWGYERLHEIEERREEWDYGDECKSKVLRIYKIMNEVTITNFDFIKVVVESSMKHRKVLENEKNMYFELRQLFADLIEEAQEKNQLKSKFNPLVAANMLENIYYNALYDWVRSEGAWALEEIMEEKVSIVFEGLVVE is encoded by the coding sequence TTGACGACGAGACGGGAACGGAAAAAGCGCGAAACTCGCGAAAAAATCTTCAATGCTGCCATCAAGCTCTTCAAAACGCACGGCTTTGAAGCAACCACAATCGACATGATTTCCGAAGAAGCGGATGTTGCACGCGGTACGATCTTTCTGCATTTCACTTCAAAGGAAGCCATTCTCGCTAACTGGGGATATGAGCGTCTGCATGAAATCGAGGAGCGCCGGGAAGAGTGGGATTATGGTGACGAATGCAAGTCGAAGGTTCTGCGGATCTACAAGATCATGAATGAAGTCACCATCACCAATTTCGATTTCATCAAAGTCGTCGTAGAATCCTCGATGAAACATCGGAAAGTGCTTGAGAATGAAAAGAACATGTACTTTGAATTGCGTCAACTATTCGCTGACCTGATTGAAGAAGCGCAAGAAAAGAATCAATTGAAAAGCAAATTCAACCCTCTTGTAGCTGCGAACATGTTGGAAAACATTTACTATAACGCTCTTTATGATTGGGTACGCAGCGAAGGCGCCTGGGCACTCGAAGAAATCATGGAAGAGAAGGTCTCTATCGTATTCGAAGGGCTGGTCGTGGAATAA
- a CDS encoding N-acetyltransferase, which translates to MGVAKALAVRQATMKDVDAMLEIVNEYAQQGLMLPRTKLSFLENLQSFIVAHDGDSVVGVAGLHILWEDLAEIRSLAISEKAKGMGVGKHLVLHLVEQCRLLGIKRVLALTYQQVFFEKCGFWVVAKETLPQKAWKDCINCSKLPMCDEIAMIFETA; encoded by the coding sequence ATGGGTGTTGCAAAGGCTCTGGCAGTACGTCAGGCTACGATGAAAGACGTGGATGCCATGTTGGAGATTGTTAATGAATATGCACAGCAAGGCTTAATGCTGCCACGTACGAAGCTGTCTTTCTTAGAAAACTTGCAATCCTTTATTGTCGCTCATGATGGAGATTCGGTCGTAGGTGTCGCAGGCCTACATATTTTGTGGGAGGATCTAGCTGAGATCCGCTCCTTGGCTATCTCGGAAAAAGCGAAGGGGATGGGCGTAGGGAAACATCTGGTTCTTCATTTGGTTGAGCAATGCCGTCTTTTGGGAATTAAGCGTGTACTGGCGCTTACTTATCAACAAGTGTTTTTTGAAAAGTGCGGGTTTTGGGTGGTTGCCAAGGAAACGCTGCCGCAAAAAGCTTGGAAGGATTGTATTAATTGCTCCAAGCTACCGATGTGCGACGAAATTGCTATGATTTTCGAAACAGCCTGA